TACCTTTGCTCCTTCGTGTGGAGAGAAAACATCTCGAACCACGGCTCTTGGGATTACCATTCCTGCGCAAGCACCTAAAGATTGGAGAAATCTAAAGAAGACTAATGACCAAACTGAATCGGACAATGCGCAAGCAAGAGAGCTCACTATGTACAAAATGAGTCCATAAATTAGAGGAGTCTTACGACCGAATCTATCTATTATCGGGCCGTAGAATAATTGTCCGAAAGAAATTCCGAAAAAGAAACTAGTTAACGTTAGTTGCACATTCGAAATTGGAGTCCCAAAATCTTTTGCAATTGCATCCATACCAGGAAGGTACATATCGATAGAGAAAGGACCTACCGCGGTTAGGATGCCTAGTAGTATAATAAGAATAGTATTAGATGATTTACTCACGATCCTAGGATCGAGTCGTTGATCATCCGGTCTATTCTTCTAGTTGTTTTCTCAAAATTTTCTTATCGAATTTACCAACGCTAGTCTTAGGGACCGAAGGAACCGACCGGATATCATCTAATTTAGGAAGTTGCCAGTGAGCGAAATGCTCTTTGAGTCTCTCTAAGATCTTTTTCGGATCAACAGACTTTCCTTCTACAGGAACAACGAAGACGACAGGAGCTTCATCTCTGACTGGATCTTTTCTTCCTACAACTGCTGCTTCCAGTACGTCTGGATCTGCCATCACGAGATTTTCCATATCAACACTGGAGATCCATTCCCCTCTTGTCTTAATGAGGTCCTTTTTTCGATCCGTAATTTGCATGTAACCATACTGGTCTAGAACAACGACATCTCCCGTCCGGAACCATCCATCGGGTGTAAATGACTCAGGAGAGACTCCACTTCGATAGGAACCTGTGATCCAAGGTCCTCTTACAAGAAGTTCTCCGGGAGTGTGTCCGTCTTTAGGTACGTCTTTTCCATCGTCGTCTACCGCGCGGATCTCAACGCCTGCCATCGCTACTCCTTGCTTAGCGCGATACGCATAACGTTCTTCGTCTTTCCAATCATTCATAAAACTTCTAGGACGAGAAACAGTTCCCACAGGAGAAGTCTCCGTCATTCCCCAAGCATGAAGAATAGAGATCCCAAAATCCTTTTCGAATCCTTCTATCAACCCTTTTGGAGCTGCAGATCCGCCTACGACCATAGTATGTAGTTTCAGATTATATTTTGTTTTCTTTAAGTGTTGATAGAGTACATTCCAGACTGTAGGAACTCCTGCGGTAAGTGTGACTCCTTCAGATTCCAATAATTCTGCTAAGCCTGCTCCTAATAGATGCTTTCCTGGAAATACTAATTTGCAGCCTGTCATTACAGAAGCGAAAGGAATTCCCCATGAGTTAACATGGAACATTGGCACAACGGGAAGAACAGTTTCCTTTTCACACAATGCCAAGGCGTCTCCCATACAAACCGACATAGAATGAAGATACGTAGATCTGTGAGAGTAGACGACACCTTTCGGATTTCCTGTAGTTCCTGATGTATAGCAGATGCATGCAGCTTCAAACTCATCAATCGGTTCGAAATGCTCTGTCTCATCCCCAGTTGCTAAAAAATCTTCGTAAGAGATCGAGTTAGGAAGATTCGGAAAAGGCATATTCTCCTTATCATCAATGATGATGAACTTCTGCACTCCCTTGATCTGATCCAGATTCTTTTCCAAAGCGGGAGCTAAAGACTTATCTACGAATATAAATTTGTCCTTTGCCTCGTTGATGATATAAACCAGTTGTTCCGGGAACAATCGAACATTGATCGTATGTAGAACTGCTCGGATGGAAGGGATCGCAAAATATAATTCTAAATGCGCGGAATGATTTAAGCAGAAAGTGGCAATCGCTTCTTCCGGTTTTACTCCTGCCTTTCTGAGAGCATTCATCAATCGGATTGTTCTTTTATAGAATTCTCCGTATGTATAACGCTGAATGGAATTATCATGCCATTTAGTTACGATTTCTTTATGTGGATGTGCATCCTTCGCTCTTTTAAGAATGGAAGGAAGTACTAAAGGATAATCCATCATTGTGGAACGCATATGATTCTCCGCTTAAGAAAAAGAATTTCGCAAAAATCTAATCTATTTATCTTCTAAAGGTCAAGAAGAATCGAATGTTTTCGGTTAGGTTTGAAAATTAAGGATGTAATGTGAATCTTGTTCGAAAAAAAACCAAACGTAGTTTGCTAAAAAAGAGGACTCTATTCGCAATAACCTGCCATCGTGAATCCTAGCTCATAACCGGAGAAGACAGGAATGGCAGCTGCCCAAGCATTTCGTGCTTCCGGATCTTTTAGATCTCGGACAGCGATTTCTATAATATTTTTTGCAGCGATAGTCAGTCCGCAAGGAGAGATAGGAAGACCTTGGTCCCCTTCCATATATTTAGCTAGAGAAAGAAATAGGAAATTCCGAACTAACTGGGACTTGGAATGAATTGCTTTAGAAAATCGAATGTACTCTTTTAAATTTTCAACAGTCTCTCTTCGATTGGCTGTCGAGATCGGATCTGCTTTCATTTTTGTTGCGGTCGCGGTGAACCTTTTTTCGAGTTCCCAACGTATCTTCTCCGCACATAAGAAGTCCATACCTTCTTTTGGATTGAGAGTCTCGTACTTACTTCTATAATATTCAATCTTTCCCCAGCGACTGATACGAAGATGCTTTCCTTCCTTTGTTTCTAGATCGTAAACGATCTCTCCAGTATAGTAGGTTTGTACCTTTTGCGAGTGGGTGGCAGACTGAAAGCTCTCCAAGATCGAGATTCCTGCTGGAGTAAGAGAAGGTCCAGTGTTACCAGTAAGATAAGCAAAGCAGGCTTCATAAGCCTCTTCTTTATCATAATAGTTGCCGTACATTGCTTGCGGGGTGACTAAGCAGCCCGAGCACAGAAAAGAAAAAGCGAAAACGCAAAGAATAGAACTATTACGAGGAAAGTTTATCATAAAGTATTTGGTTTTTCCTTGACGAACCTCAGTCTAAAATACCGTATAGGGTATAATCTATGGACGCAGAAGAAATCAGAAAACAACTCAGCAATCGAATTCACAGGATTAAAGGACAATTGGACGCTATTGAAAGAGGCCTTTATAACGAAGATGAAGATTGTGAAAAAACCCTACTTCTTCTAAAGGCCTCCAGCCAAGCATTAAAAAAGTTCGGCGAGGCTTATGTGCAGGAATATATGGATCGCTGCTTTTCTGATAAGAAATCCGGTGCGGTCGTCCAAAAGAACGTCAAGAAAGCGATCAAAGCCGCCTTCTCACTCTAACTTTTCTCCCTTCTCTTATCCCCTTATACATAAATAGACGCATTCCAGGAGAGCTCAACGCTTCTACTGGAATACTTTATTGGTCTTTAGCTGGCTTAATATTAAAATTTTTTGTATACCCCATGGGGTATTATAAGTCTATATACCCAGGAGGGTATATATGACCCAAATAGATCTAACAAATTGGTATCTGGAACGGGTGCTCTTTGCGCTAGCCGGAACAGTCTCCACAATAGGGCTTTGCGTGGGGTTTTTTATTTCACCCTGGGGCTTCTTGTTCAATGGGATGGTCTCGTTCAACCTTCTTCTCTTTGCTTCCGTACATTTTTGTCCTGCTTCTTATGTTTTAAACAAGTTGGGAGTGCCTTACAAATGCGAATTACAGAAAGATTGAATATTGTAGGTAAGCAGACTCTCCGTTCTATGATCGGAGGGTTGTTTCTTTTTCCGGCGTGGATCTCCGCGGCTCCTCTTTACGATTTTGAATCAGTTTGGAAGAAGGTGCTTGAGAATTCTCCTTCTTTGAAAGCAAAAACGATGGAGGTCGAAGCGGCGAAATCTGCCAGCGAGAGAGCTGGACTTCACTGGTTTCCGAGGCTTTATACTGATTTAAGAACTTATAATACGAATGATCCGACTCTAAATTTCATGGGTAAGTTGGGACAGAGAGCAGCGACCCAATCTGACTTTTCAACCATGAGTGTTAGAAGTAATCCTGCAAATTATCTAGATTCTAACAATCATCCGTATCAAAATCTAAACCCAAATACTGCAAATTTATTCGCGAAAGATACCTTAAATCGTCCTGGCAGCAATACATACTCTAGAGGAACTCTAGGCATGGATCTTTCTCTATATGAAGGAGGCTCGCAATCTGCATTAAAAGAAGTTAGAGATAAAGAATTGGAAGGCACTCGATTAGAAAGAGAATACTTCAAGAGAACTCTGTATCTTCAAACAGCGCTTGCTTATCAGTCTTCCGTTATATTCGAAGATTCGATAAGAGAACAAGATAGATTGCTTAACCAACTTGAGATTTATCTTTCTTCGTATCGCTTGGACTCTAGTCTGAATCCGCTCGGTCATGCTGGTTCACTATCCTTGAAATCGATCAAGCTGAGACTTGGGGCTGAGAAAAGAGAGAACGAACTGTCCCGGACTGAGACTCTGGAATCACTTAAAATTCTTTCTGGCGGTTCTATAGAAGAATTTCGTGCGGAAGAAAATTCATTGATCCGATTTTCGGAAAACTATCTTCCCTTCTCTTCTGATCTATCACAGAGCAACACTGTTCTTTCTAAGGTATTTGACTCTTACTCAAATGCAAGTAAGCAAAAAGTAAAAATGGAGAACGCCAAATTTCTCCCGAAGGTAGGAGTTTATGCGGAAGCATACGGATACCAAGGAGATCGAAATTTTGCGAATGCGTATAACGCAGGAATCTATCTCCAAATGAATTTGCTAAATCCCACGGATATCGGTTCCAGAAAAGAAGCGATTATGAGATCCGAAGCCGCGCAGGCAAAGGCTACGGAGGTTAAGATTAAGGAGAATTCAAATTTCTTAATATTACTGAGAAAAGAAAAGTCTTTAGCCGAAACGAGAGTAGATGCTGAAAAAGCATATCAGATCCAGTCGGAGCAACTAAGGATCTCTCAAGGTTTATTCAAAAAAGGGAATATTCCCATTATCACACTTGCAGAGAGTTTTTCTAGAACGGCTGACGCTTTACGAAAGAAAAGCCAATCGGACCTAGAATATCTGAAAACCAGAGCTGAACTAATCCTTTATTCGGGAGATATCGATGAAAACCGAAACTGAACTATCCAAAGGATTTGCCGGCAAGCTTGCAAATATCTTTGTCGCATCTAAACTAACTCCAATTTTCGCAATTGTAAGTATCCTAGTTGGAGTCTTTGCAGTATATCTCACTCCTAAGGAAGAAGAACCTCAGATCTCTGTTCCTATGGTTGATATCTCGGTTTTTTCTCCTGAGTTTTCCGCGAAGGAAATGGAAAGAAAGATCACCGAGGTGATAGAGAAAGCGGTTTGGGGATTGGAAGGAGTGGAATATGTATATTCTGCGAGTAGCGATCACCAAGCTATGATTACTGTTCGGTTTAATGTAGGAGAACCGTTAGAGCCTTCCTTGGTTAAGATCCATCATAAGATGATGGAGATAAAAGGAATTCTTCCTCAAAACATCTCGTCACCTTCTATTAATTCCTATACGATAGATGACGTTCCTTTTCTTGCACTTACATTCAGTTCAACCGAGAGAGATGATTATTCTTTAAGAAGTTTGGTTACTCCTCTCGCTAAGGAATTATCCTCTACGCCTGATCTCTCTAAAGTAGAGGTTTTGGGCGGAAGAAAAAAAGCGTTACGCGTCATTGCAAATCCTGTCAGAATGAAGGAGTTCGGGATAGATTTCTTGGAACTTGCAGAAGGTTTGAAGGCTAATTCTTCTTCTTTTCCTGCAGGAAAGAATTGGGGAAAAGAGAAGACGTACGACATTGAAATTGACTCTTCTCTCAGAACCGTTTCGCAACTGAGATCCGTTCCGATCAAACAAAGCTGGGGACGAACCATTCTTGTCGGAGACGTAGCAGAAGTTCAAGAAGGTCCACAAGAAAGACAACGTCAATCCATTCTATTCCAAAAGAAAGGCGCTATAGAAGGCGAGAATGCAGTTACAGTAGTCTTCTCCAAAAGAAAGGGAACAGATATAGAAACTCTTTCTAAGATCATTCGAGAGAGAGCACAGACATACAGAACTACTCTTCCGAATGATATTCAATTCACGGTCATTCGGGATTACGGACTGACAGCAGGTGCAAAGTCAAAAGAGCTTATCGAGCATCTAATCATAGCCACTATCTCAGTCTCAGTATTGATCGCTATATGGATGGGACTCAGGGCTTCCTTTGTAGTATTTATTGCGATACCGGTTACCTTAGCTCTCACGTTATTCGTATATTACTTTCTAGGGTATACTTTGAATCGAGTGACCCTGTTCGCTCTCATCTTTTCCATTGGGATCCTTGTGGATGATGCGATTGTAGTGGTGGAAAATATTGAAAGGCACCTAAAAGATTCGAAAGGAAAGGATAAGATTAAGGCCATCCTTTCCGCAGTATCGGAAGTAGGAAACCCTACAATTCTGGCTACTTTTACAGTGATTGCTGCGATCCTTCCGATGGCATTCGTAAGAGGACTCATGGGTCCTTATATGAAACCGATCCCTGTGGGTGCGAGTCTTGCGATGATCCTGTCTCTCCTTGTTGCATTCTCCGTGATCCCTTGGGTTGCTTCGAGAGTTTTGCATCAGAAAAAAGAATCCGGATCTTCTGAGAACATTTCTAAATTAGATCGGGCTTATCTAAGGATTGCATCTTGGCTTTTAGAATCGAAGCTCAATCTAGCAAAAATGGTTTTGTTGATCCTGTTCCTTTTCTCCATCGCGGTTGGTATGGTAGTCTTGAAGGCAGTAAAAGTAAAGATGCTTCCTTTCGATGACAAGGATGAATTTCAGATCACATTGGATTTTGATCCGACTACTCCTTTGGAGCAGACAGTTTTTCAAAGTAAAGAGTTAGCTAATCTTCTTCTGCAAAACCAGGAGATCCAAACAGTTCAGATATTTGCAGGGGAACCTGCTCCCTTCTCTTTTTCAGGAATGGTAAAACATACATTTCTACGCAGAGACGATTGGAAATCGGATCTACATATTCTTCTAAGAGATAAGGGAAAAAGAAAGAAGAAGAGTCATGAGATCATTGAGTCTCTTAGGCCTACTCTCCATGATTTTGAAAAGAAGAATGAAGTTCTGACTAAGGTTCTAGAGATTCCTCCTGGGCCGCCCGTGCTTTCTACATTAGTGATTGAGATCTATGGTCCTTCTGAAGAAGGCAGAAAGAATGTAGCGGATGAAATTCTATCAATAGTAAAAAACCAAGGTGATGTAGTTGATATTGATTCTAGCTTAAGAGAACTTCGTCCGAAGATACATTATCCTTTCGATTTTCAGAAAGGTGGTATCGTAGGAATTCCTTCTGCTAGGCTTGCGGGGAATATGGATTTGTTCTTTAACGAAAGATCTCTCTTCCTTCTTTCAAACGATAGAAATCCGGAAGATGTTTCCGTAGATCTTTCTGTTCCGAATCAGATCCGTTCTTCTAAACAGTCGCTTTCTTCTTGGGGAATTTCATCTAACGTCTCCGGCTCTGTCATTACGAATGCATTGGTTGGTCCTGAGAGAATTTCGAGTTCTAGAGTTTTACACAGAAAGAACTTGAAGCCTGTAGAATATATAACAGGAGAATTTTCCGGCAAGGAAGAAGCTCCCGTATACGGAATTCTTTCGCTTTCTTCCAAAATCTCATATCCGACTTCGACTGCTGAGGTCCCTTGGAATACCGAAACTCCAAAACTAAAATGGGATGGAGAATGGTACATTACGTATGAAGTCTTTCGTGATCTAGGCGGAGCCTTTGCTGTTGTTATGGTCTTGATCTATATTCTGGTATTAGGTTGGTTTCAAAATTATAGATTGCCAATCATCATCATGGCCCCCATTCCGATTTCCTTGATCGGAATTATCCCAGGTCATTGGATTACCGGAGCTTACTTCACGGCAACTTCAATGGTCGGCTTTATTGCTGGAGCGGGAATCATCGTAAGAAACTCCATTATACTCGTAGATTTTATAGAAGCGGAGATCGAGTCGGGAAAATCGGTACGCCAAGCAGTTTTAGATGCAGGAGTAGTGAGATTTCGTCCCATGTTCTTGACTGCGGCAGCAGTAATTGTGGGAAGTTCGGTCATGCTCTTTGATCCGATTTTCCAAGGACTTGCGGTTTCTTTGATTTTTGGTGAGATTGCGGCGACTGTGCTGAGTAGATTCGCGGTCCCTGCGTTTTACTATTGGTTTTCGGGTAGAAAGTAAGGGGTCGCTATTTTCGCTCTCAAGCTCGACCGTTCGAGTCCCTAATATTTTGCCGAAGAAGGGACTCGAACCCCCACGGTGTTACCCGCTGGTACCTGAAACCAGTGCGTCTACCAATTCCGCCACTTCGACTAGTGGTTGGAGGGATTTTCTCCCTTTGGATAATTTTGCGTCTTGGGACTTTCCGTCAGCTTATTTTTGGAATTCATTGACACGATAATTGAGAGGAAAGTAGGGTCAGGATAAAATGAAAGAAGAGCGCAAGACTTCAGAGACGGACATTAAGTTGGCCCTAAATATTCGAGGCACGGGAAAGTATCAGTTCGATACTCAGATCCCGTTTTTCGAGCATATGCTCTCGCATGTTTCCAAGCACGGGTTGATCGATTTGGATCTTTGGCTGCGAGGCGACATAGAAATCGACTGTCATCATAGTGTCGAAGATACAGCCATTCTTCTAGGTGCTTCTATCCATAAGCAGCTCGGCGACAAGGCTGGGATTAGAAGATACGGCCATTATACCCTGACCATGGATGAAGTACTGACCACAGTAGCTGTGGATTTAGGTGGCAGATATTTTTATAAATATACCGGGCCGGAGCTCACAGGCAAGTTTGGTATTTATGATGCGGAACTTTCTTTGGAATTCCTACAGAAGCTTGCCTTGAATGCCAAGATGAATCTTCACGTGGTCGTTCACTATGGCGATAATAGACATCATATTCACGAATCTATTTTCAAGGCTTTGGGTAAGGCTCTGCGTATGGCTATCGAGATCGATCCGGCCGCCGGCGGAGCTATTCCTTCTACGAAAGGCGTTTTGGAATGATTGCCGTTCTTGATTATGGAATGGGCAATATTCATTCTTGCTTGAAGGCAATCTCTTTATTTACTAGCGACTTCGCTTATACCAAAGATCCTGAAACTCTTAGATCGGCTCAGGCACTTATTTTGCCTGGTGATGGTCATTTCGATAAGGCAATGTTCAATCTGAATGAGTCCGGCCTTCGACAATTCGTAGATGATCATGTTACGAAAGGTAAACCTCTCTTCGGGATTTGTATCGGTTTTCAAATCCTATTCGAAGATTCAGACGAGACCATTTCTGGAAACCAAAAGCAGATTGTTCCTGGCTTAGGATACATAAAGGGAAAGGTCCGAAAATTCAAAGGCAAGAATTACAAGGTGCCTCATATCGGTTGGAATAAACTGTATAAACGAAATCCTTCCAAAAGTAATTTGTTAAAGAATGTGGAAGACGAATCCTTTGCTTATTTTATCCATTCTTATCGCCCAGTGGATGTGGAGTCCAAAGCAGTGAGCGGTGTTTGCGATTATTATGGAGAAAGATTCCCCGCAGTTGTCGAGAAAGAAAACATTTGCGGAACCCAATTCCATCCGGAGAAGTCTCATTCTTTCGGTTTAAAGATCCTGGAGAACTTTATTAAATCTTTATGATATTAATTCCTGCCGTTGATTTGTTGGATAACACTGCTGTTCGTTTGTTCAAAGGAAACTACGACGAAAAAACCGTTTATTCTACCGAGCCTTGGAAATTGGCCGAAGGTTTTGAAAGAAACGGTGCGACTCTTCTTCACTTAGTGGATTTGAACGGAGCAAGAAATCAGATCGGTGTGAACAGCGAATCTATTTCAAAAATCCGTAAATCGACGAACCTCAAGATCCAGCTTGGAGGAGGTATTCGAGATAAAGAAAAACTAGAATACTACGACTCTATCGGGATCGACCGTTTTATTTTGGGGACTGCTGCCGTAAAGGATCCAGCTCTTTTAGAATTTGCTCTGAATAAATACGGTGAGAATCGGATCGTAGTCGCAATCGATGCAAGAGACGGAATAGTCAAAATTGCAGGCTGGGAAGTCGATTCAGGAGTTCATTATTTGGATCTGATGGATAAGATGCAAAAGGCTGGGATTCGGAACATTATTTTTACCGATATCGCACAAGACGGAACTTTGGCAGGTCCAAACCTCAAAGCATATAAGGAAATCCTAAGTAAATATAATTTTCAAGTAATTGCCTCTGGTGGGATTTCTTCTCTTCGAGACATCATGGCCTTATCTTCTCTTGGTACTCCGATCCCTATGTTCGGTGTGATCACTGGCAAGGCTTTGTACGAAGGTAAGATAGATCTTGCAGAAGCGATTACAAGTCTAGGCGCTGACTGATCTAATTCATTCTAGTCGTTTGGCTTTTGGATATATTTTTCTTTCCTTATGCCTTCCTAATACGTAAAAAGGTTATTTATAATCGGAGTTCCGAATGAAAAAACTGCCATCTAATTATATTCTCGCCGTTGTTTCCGCCGTTGCCGCTTTCATTTCTTTTCTTTTGATCCGCAAATTCTTCGGTGGGCAGGCAGGAGACGGAGTAGCTCAGGCAATTTGCGATGCTCTTAGCGATTCAGGTTCTTGTGATAAGGTTTCCGAAAGCAGCATCTCAGCAATCCGTGGAGTTCCTGTTTTTGGTGATATTCCGATCGCTCTCTTCGGATTTGTATTTTACGGTTTTATTACATATCTTTTCGTTCGATCCGAATTGAATAAGGATGCTTCTAAAGGATATCTTCTTTTCAGCTTTTATACTTTAGTCCTTGCTCTCGTCGTAGATATCGCTCTCTTCTCCGTTTCTGTATTTTATATAGATGCGATTTGCGGACTTTGTGCGGTAACCTGGACTTGCACAGTTTTACTGACTGCGGGAACTTTTTTGCAGATCAGAGACTTCGGAGACAAATCTCCTAAGATCATTCCTGGTATCTTAAAAACGGAAGGTCTTAATACTTATATCGTGCTCTTGGCTCTTCTGGTGGTCGGTCAGATTGGAGGAAAGTCTCTAAACAATTCTCTCGTTGATGGAGAGCATACTGGACTTTCTCAAATCCAAAAACAACTTACCGATTACGAAAAGGCTCCTCTTCTATCTATCGATATCAAAGGTTCATCTTTCCAGGGCGATCCAAATGCACCGATCACGATCGTAAAATTTGCGGACTTCAACTGCGGACATTGCATGCATACTTCTCATATTTTGAAGAAGGTTCTGAGAGACTACGATGGTATCGTAAAAGTAGTGTATAAGAATTTTCCTTTAGATGCTTCTTGCAATCGATTGGTGCAATCTCCTCGTCCAGAAGCAAGTTCCTGCGTAGCTGCTTCTGCAGCGATCTGCGCGGATAAGCAGAAAAAGTTCACAGTGATGTATGATGATCTATACAAGAATACGGAGAATCAAGTAATGCACACTCCTTCTACAGTGCTTAGCCTGGCACAACAAGAAGGATTGGACATGAATCAGTTTAGATCTTGTCTTTCTTCTCCAACTGTAAGAGATCAGATCAATAAAGAAGTGGATGAGGCCGACAAACTGCAAATTCACAGTACACCTAGTTTATTTATTAATAATAAAGCCATTCAAAGCGGAACTCCAAACGAGCAGTTCCTTCGCGCTTTGATCGAGAGCTTGATCAAGAAAGTTTAAGGATCTCTTGTGTCGGATACGGCCGAGGAACAGAAAAAACAGATACTTTGTAGGAATTGCGGTTCGAGCATTCTTTCCGACTCGGAAAAATGTTTGTTCTGTGGTTCTTATCAGCAACCTGGTCGTCTTCCTTTCTTGAAATATCTTTCGGAAAGTAGGATTTTCAGGATGGGTTTTCTATTTCCATTCTCTTCTCTGATTGCGATCTCCGTTCCGATATTTAATCTATTTCATCCAATCCCTTATGCAGATTGGTCTTGGATCTTTATTCTTTCGTTCTTTCTGATCGCGTTTACAATCTTCGGTTTTATCTCGGAGAGAATTTTCCTAAATAAGGTAAAGGGAGATGCTAAGGATTTTAGAGAAGGATTCTTTGAATGGCAGAAGAACTTGTATCTCAAGACTCCGTATCTTTCTTTTCTTGGAATGTTCTTATTTGTGTGCGTTCCCTTGCTGGATTGGGAAGGTCCGATCGCTTTTTCGGCATCTTCTTCTTTCATTTGGACCGCTTTGCTTGTATTTTTGCTTAAGATACTGATCCCTCTTTTCTAAACTACGGAGACCTAACCCATGGTTCAAAAGGCCGTAAGGATACTTATCCTATTTCTTATTCTAATGATCGTTTTTGCTTCGCTTATCACCTGGCATACGATCAATTTCCGTCCTCTTACATTAGGATTGTATTATGAAAAGATCTTTTGGGAAGATGTGTTGGATGATCCAGAGACTTTAACTTCTCTTAGGATATTGGACTCTTGGGGAATTCGATCTCATAATCACAAATGGTCCGATTCTTCTCCGGAGAAGGAGATGGAATTGGCCGACAAAGCCAAACGAAATCTCGAGATCCTCAGAACGTACAATCCTGCCGGTTTGAATAGAGAAGATCGTACTTACTATAAAGCTTTGGAATGGAATCTACAGTTGGAATCCGATCGAGAGCACTATATCTATAACTATTATCCGGTGAACCAATTATTCGGAATTCAAAATCATATTCCTTCCTTTTTGGCCACTTCGCATATCGTGGAAGATGAAGAGGATCTGAGCGCCTATCTAGATAGGCTCAAAGGAATTTCGGAGAAAATGGAGCAAGTGATTCGAGGCTTGGAACTTAGAGAGTCGAATGGAGTCATTCCGCCGGATTTCATTTTAAAGAGAGTCATTCATGAGATCGAAACATTTCGCATAAAAGATGTGGAATCGAATATTCTTTATTCAAGTCTGAAATCTAAATTAGAGAAATCGAATGAAATAACACCAGAAAGAAAGGCTTCTTCTCTGACTGAAACTAAAAAGGTACTCCTTGATTCGGTGTATCCTTCTTATTCCAAATTACAGACTTTCTTAGAAAGACAATTGAGATCCGCAAACAATAAGGCAGGAGCCTGGAAACTTCCGAATGGTGAGCAATTTTATGCTCATACATTAAAGAATCATACTACTACCAATTTAACTCCTCAAGAAGTTCACCAGATAGGTCTCTCTGAGGTTAACCGTATCCAAACAGAAATGAAAACCATTTTGGAGTCGGTCGGAATGAAAGGCAAAAATATCCAAACTGCAATGAAGGAGTTAAGAGAAAAGCCTGAGTTTCAATTTCCGGATGAACCAACGAGTAAGGAAAAGGTTCTGGAATCTTATAAAACTATTTTGGAGGATTCGATCCGAAAATCCAAAACCATATTTCCGAAATGGCCAAAAGCCAAGGTTTTGGTAGAAAGAATCCCGCAGTTCAAAGAGGCGGGAGCAGCCGGAGCTTATTACGAAGAGCCTAGTCTGGATGGAAAACGTCCCGGTGTATTCTATGCAAATTTAAGGAATATAAAAGAAATCCCTAAATTCGGAATGAATACCTTAACCTATCACGAGGCTGTTCCAGGACATCATTTACAGATAGCTTGGTCTCAAGAATTAACGTCAGCACCTCGCAAGCTTAGGACTACTCACTTCACTGCTTTTGTGGAAGGTTGGGCTCTTTATGCGGAGCGTCTTGCTAAAGATTATGAATTTTATTCAGATCCATATATCGATCTTGGAAGATTACAGGGAGAACTATTCCGTGCGGTTCGCTTGGTTGTAGATACAGGGATTCACTATAAACGTTGGAGTAGAGAAGAAGCCATTCGGTACATGTCCGATAATACAGGCATGGGGCCGACAGAAGTTACTTCTGAGATTGAAAGATACATCGTTTATCCTGGACAAGCATGTGCGTACAAGATCGGAATGATGTCCTTCTTA
Above is a window of Leptospira semungkisensis DNA encoding:
- a CDS encoding long-chain fatty acid--CoA ligase, with the translated sequence MRSTMMDYPLVLPSILKRAKDAHPHKEIVTKWHDNSIQRYTYGEFYKRTIRLMNALRKAGVKPEEAIATFCLNHSAHLELYFAIPSIRAVLHTINVRLFPEQLVYIINEAKDKFIFVDKSLAPALEKNLDQIKGVQKFIIIDDKENMPFPNLPNSISYEDFLATGDETEHFEPIDEFEAACICYTSGTTGNPKGVVYSHRSTYLHSMSVCMGDALALCEKETVLPVVPMFHVNSWGIPFASVMTGCKLVFPGKHLLGAGLAELLESEGVTLTAGVPTVWNVLYQHLKKTKYNLKLHTMVVGGSAAPKGLIEGFEKDFGISILHAWGMTETSPVGTVSRPRSFMNDWKDEERYAYRAKQGVAMAGVEIRAVDDDGKDVPKDGHTPGELLVRGPWITGSYRSGVSPESFTPDGWFRTGDVVVLDQYGYMQITDRKKDLIKTRGEWISSVDMENLVMADPDVLEAAVVGRKDPVRDEAPVVFVVPVEGKSVDPKKILERLKEHFAHWQLPKLDDIRSVPSVPKTSVGKFDKKILRKQLEE
- a CDS encoding metal-sensitive transcriptional regulator, which gives rise to MDAEEIRKQLSNRIHRIKGQLDAIERGLYNEDEDCEKTLLLLKASSQALKKFGEAYVQEYMDRCFSDKKSGAVVQKNVKKAIKAAFSL
- a CDS encoding TolC family protein — protein: MRITERLNIVGKQTLRSMIGGLFLFPAWISAAPLYDFESVWKKVLENSPSLKAKTMEVEAAKSASERAGLHWFPRLYTDLRTYNTNDPTLNFMGKLGQRAATQSDFSTMSVRSNPANYLDSNNHPYQNLNPNTANLFAKDTLNRPGSNTYSRGTLGMDLSLYEGGSQSALKEVRDKELEGTRLEREYFKRTLYLQTALAYQSSVIFEDSIREQDRLLNQLEIYLSSYRLDSSLNPLGHAGSLSLKSIKLRLGAEKRENELSRTETLESLKILSGGSIEEFRAEENSLIRFSENYLPFSSDLSQSNTVLSKVFDSYSNASKQKVKMENAKFLPKVGVYAEAYGYQGDRNFANAYNAGIYLQMNLLNPTDIGSRKEAIMRSEAAQAKATEVKIKENSNFLILLRKEKSLAETRVDAEKAYQIQSEQLRISQGLFKKGNIPIITLAESFSRTADALRKKSQSDLEYLKTRAELILYSGDIDENRN